In one window of Meiothermus sp. DNA:
- a CDS encoding c-type cytochrome translates to MIFAYLLLALLFGLALAYALWPFYRTQAQPFPESPRPEELRAELEVLKSLAKEAEGDERKRLLVQAVRLERQLAELGSEKPVPRRLSPVTLGAVTLSLIALGAGLWAYTVPRLPGETIITSRNEARELGSLQRKAEQSGKAADWLAYANKAYDLQDFERAVQGYLKVIELEPRNANAVRRIGMLLFMSGRPEEGAQALELAVRAEPDVPEGWLFLGNAYFQLGRPAEAIVAWEGYLKAGGEARERVQNLIQTAKNQLNTTSTGQQVYLARCAACHGAQAQGGIGPRLQGNPISKVPEAVREIVLKGRGQMPAVPLTEAEMQALLQYLGGL, encoded by the coding sequence ATGATATTTGCCTACCTGCTTCTTGCGTTGTTGTTTGGGCTGGCCCTGGCCTATGCCCTATGGCCCTTCTACCGCACTCAGGCCCAGCCCTTTCCCGAAAGCCCCCGCCCGGAGGAGCTGCGGGCTGAGCTCGAGGTGCTCAAGTCGCTGGCTAAAGAAGCCGAAGGAGACGAGCGCAAACGCCTGCTGGTCCAGGCGGTGCGGCTCGAGCGCCAACTGGCCGAGCTGGGCAGTGAAAAACCGGTTCCTCGCCGCCTGAGCCCTGTAACGCTGGGCGCCGTGACCCTAAGCCTGATAGCCCTGGGGGCGGGGCTTTGGGCCTACACGGTGCCCCGGCTGCCTGGTGAGACCATCATCACCAGCCGCAACGAGGCCCGCGAACTGGGCAGCCTGCAACGCAAAGCCGAGCAGAGCGGCAAAGCCGCCGACTGGCTGGCCTATGCCAACAAAGCCTACGACTTGCAAGACTTCGAGCGGGCCGTGCAGGGCTACCTGAAGGTGATCGAGCTCGAGCCCCGCAACGCCAACGCCGTGCGGCGCATTGGCATGCTCCTCTTCATGAGCGGCAGGCCCGAGGAAGGAGCGCAGGCCCTCGAGCTCGCCGTGCGGGCCGAGCCCGATGTGCCGGAGGGCTGGCTGTTTTTGGGCAACGCCTATTTCCAGCTCGGCCGTCCTGCCGAGGCCATTGTGGCCTGGGAAGGCTACTTGAAGGCCGGCGGTGAGGCCCGCGAGCGGGTCCAGAACCTAATCCAAACAGCCAAGAACCAGCTCAATACCACCTCTACCGGTCAGCAGGTGTATCTGGCCAGGTGTGCGGCCTGCCACGGGGCCCAGGCCCAGGGCGGTATCGGTCCCCGTTTGCAGGGCAACCCCATCAGTAAAGTGCCGGAGGCGGTGAGGGAAATTGTCCTCAAGGGCCGGGGCCAGATGCCGGCGGTTCCCCTGACTGAGGCCGAGATGCAGGCTTTGCTGCAGTATCTGGGGGGTTTGTAG
- a CDS encoding ubiquinol-cytochrome c reductase iron-sulfur subunit gives MDEPNLQNLRRISRRDLIWIIPSAISVGFFGWLAWRTYSIHFTKAGVAEPLWREGPRVRAAALNELGAPWRFKYFEYQYQGSPLKAVVFRLSEPVVGGLTVGGGHFLALSRICTHQGCVVNYVDNPELGSIAYNYRTDHPFLGCPCHFGAYEPLKGGKAVYGPPRFPLPRLRLEEDEGVLYATGYETPFRPLEQG, from the coding sequence ATGGACGAGCCCAACCTGCAAAACCTTCGTCGCATCAGCCGTCGCGACCTGATCTGGATTATCCCCAGCGCCATCAGTGTCGGTTTTTTTGGCTGGCTGGCCTGGCGCACCTACTCCATCCACTTCACCAAGGCCGGCGTTGCTGAGCCGCTCTGGCGCGAAGGCCCGCGGGTACGGGCTGCGGCGCTCAATGAACTCGGCGCCCCCTGGCGCTTCAAATACTTCGAGTACCAGTACCAGGGCAGCCCCCTCAAGGCCGTGGTGTTTCGGCTCTCGGAGCCGGTGGTAGGGGGTCTGACGGTAGGGGGGGGCCACTTTCTAGCCCTGTCGCGTATCTGCACCCACCAGGGCTGTGTGGTCAACTACGTGGACAACCCCGAGCTCGGCTCCATTGCCTACAACTACCGCACCGACCATCCCTTTCTGGGCTGCCCCTGCCACTTTGGGGCCTATGAGCCGCTAAAGGGGGGTAAGGCGGTGTACGGGCCGCCGCGCTTCCCGCTGCCCCGGTTGCGCCTGGAAGAGGACGAGGGGGTTCTTTATGCCACCGGCTACGAGACTCCTTTTCGCCCCCTCGAGCAAGGTTAG
- the tyrS gene encoding tyrosine--tRNA ligase, whose product MTAEEAFGLLRIGAVEIIPQEDLLKKLQSGKKLVVKLGLDPTRPDIHIGHAVVLRKMRQFQELGHKVVIIIGDFTAMIGDPSGRSRTRPPLTLEETRANAKSYVEQVGKILITDDPNRFELRYNSEWLENLGFKEVIKLASLLTVAQMLEREDFKKRYSEGVPISLHEFLYPFAQGYDSVPIACDVEMGGTDQKFNLLVGREVQEAYGLERQVAFIMPLLVGGDGQKMSKSYDNYIGITEEPSEIFRKLMKIEDRYLQTYFELCTDLSPGEIKEALEQGGPVGAHRVLARLVTGAYAQPRIPARLDRPLYESLGYRWEAFGQDQGGQNPVVQHAEERYYEIAHGGIPDEMPEVIIPTDELSEGHISVARLFTLAGLTVSNGEARRLIEQKGLRLDGEVLTDPRMEIALSKPMVLQRGKDRFVRVKPKPA is encoded by the coding sequence ATGACGGCGGAGGAAGCGTTTGGCCTGCTGCGGATTGGGGCGGTGGAAATCATCCCCCAGGAGGACTTGCTCAAAAAGCTACAATCGGGGAAAAAACTGGTGGTCAAGCTAGGGCTCGACCCCACCCGGCCCGACATTCACATCGGGCACGCGGTGGTGCTACGCAAAATGCGGCAGTTCCAGGAGTTGGGCCACAAGGTAGTCATCATCATTGGCGACTTTACCGCCATGATTGGCGACCCCTCGGGCCGCTCCAGAACCCGCCCGCCCCTCACCCTCGAGGAAACCCGCGCCAACGCCAAAAGCTACGTGGAGCAGGTGGGCAAAATCCTCATCACCGACGACCCTAACCGCTTCGAGCTGCGCTACAACTCGGAGTGGCTGGAAAACCTGGGCTTCAAAGAGGTGATTAAGCTGGCCTCGCTCCTGACCGTGGCCCAAATGCTCGAGCGCGAAGACTTCAAAAAACGCTATAGCGAGGGCGTTCCCATCTCGCTGCACGAGTTCCTCTACCCCTTTGCCCAGGGCTACGACTCGGTGCCCATCGCCTGCGACGTAGAAATGGGCGGCACCGACCAGAAATTCAACCTGCTGGTGGGGCGCGAGGTGCAGGAAGCCTACGGCCTGGAGCGTCAGGTGGCCTTCATCATGCCGCTTTTGGTGGGGGGCGACGGGCAAAAAATGTCCAAAAGCTACGACAACTACATCGGCATTACCGAGGAGCCCAGCGAAATCTTCCGCAAACTGATGAAGATTGAAGACCGGTACCTGCAAACCTATTTTGAACTCTGCACCGACCTGAGCCCCGGTGAAATCAAGGAAGCCCTGGAGCAAGGCGGCCCCGTGGGGGCGCACAGGGTGCTGGCGCGGCTGGTGACGGGCGCGTACGCACAGCCCAGGATTCCCGCCCGCTTAGACCGCCCACTCTACGAATCGCTGGGCTACCGCTGGGAGGCTTTTGGGCAGGACCAGGGCGGCCAGAACCCCGTGGTGCAGCACGCCGAAGAGCGCTACTACGAAATTGCCCATGGGGGCATCCCCGACGAAATGCCGGAAGTGATCATTCCCACCGACGAGCTTTCGGAGGGCCATATTTCGGTGGCAAGGCTCTTCACCCTGGCCGGTCTGACCGTCTCGAACGGGGAGGCGCGGCGCCTAATTGAACAAAAAGGACTGCGGCTCGATGGCGAGGTGCTCACCGACCCCAGGATGGAGATTGCCCTTAGCAAGCCAATGGTGCTCCAGCGTGGCAAGGACAGGTTCGTGCGGGTCAAGCCCAAGCCCGCCTAA